TGATCCAAATGCCAATCCCAATCGTTTCATTTCAACCAAAGCCCTTGTAATCAGACTCGCCCTTGCATTAAAACCCAGACCCAGGCCATCACTAACACCGCTTGCGATCGCCATTATATTTTTTAAAGCCCCACAGAACTCAACACCCACAACATCTGAAGATGTATACACCCTGAAGTAATTTCTGAAAAAGAGTTTTTGAAAAAATTCTGCAAGCTCTAAATTAACCGATGCAACAACAGTTGCGGTTGGTAGTTTCTTTGCAACCTCTACTGCAAAATTGGGTCCGCTTAAAACAGCGATTCTTTCATTTTCTATTCTTAAGGTTTCTGATATGATTTGGGAGGGTCTTTTGAATGTTTTGGTTTCGATGCCTTTTGAAAGCGATATAACATAACTGCTTTTATTCAGGATTTTGCCTGTTAATACCGACCTTATAAATTTTGTTGGAATTGCTATTACAATAATTTCGCTTTCTTTGAATAGCTTGTCTATATTATTTGTGTAGTTAAGGTTTTTGTTTAGTTGTATATCTTTCAAATAGATATTGTTTATGCCTGTTTTCTTTAATTGTTCTAACAGTTTTCTGTTTCTTACAAATAGCTTAACATCGTTGTTTTCTGCTAATAAATCGGCTATGGTTGTTCCCCAGCTTCCAGCACCTACAACACCGATTTTATACATTTTTTTCATAAATAACCTTTAGTCCAAACAGCGTAAGGTATGGCCTGAAGTGGTTTATCTCTGATAGGTGTCTATAAAAAAGTGCGCTCTCACCACCTGTTATAACAACGGTGCAGTTTGTTTGCATCTCCTTTTTGATTCTTTTAATCATCCCCTCAATCATTGATAGGTATCCGTAAAACAAACCCGATTGAATACTTCTAAGTGTTGTTCTACCTATAACAGTCTGCGGTTTTTCTATAGGAACGCGGGGTAGTTTGGCTGTTTTTTCAGCTAAGGCATCAGCTGAAATATTGATACCCGGAGCTATTGCCCCACCGATATATTCACCTTTTTTGCTTATCACATCAAATGTTATGGCAGTTCCTGAGTCTATAACAATCAAGGCGTCTTTGAACTCCTCATAAGCGCCAACGGCATTGACAATTCTATCTGCTCCAACCTCCTGAGGGTTGTGGTATAAAATAGGCATTCCAGTCTTTATACCCGGTCCAACCTCAAGCGGTTCAATATCAAAAACGATCTTTATGGCGTTTTTAACAAGTGGTGTTATCTGGGGCACTACAGATGAGATGATTGCTCCTTCAACCTTTTTGTTTAAGCCGTATAGATTGAAGAGGTTGTAAAAGTTTATGCAGTATTCATCCTGTGTGAGTTTTTTGTTTGTGCTGAGCCTAAAGTTCAAAAATCTATCATTTAGAAATACTCCAATTACGATATTGGTATTGCCTATATCAACCGCAATCAACATCTACTCAATCTCCACTTTTGCAATCTTTTTCTTGCCAACTTTTATGATATAGCTGCCTTTTTCTAATTTAAGATTTTCATCGTTGATTTTCTTTTTGTCTATGGAAACAGCGTTTGATTTTATCAATCTTTTAGCCTCAGATGTGCTTTTCGTAAAGCTTATATCCTTAAGGAGTCTGCATATCCAGATATTTTCATCTTCCAATTTGTAGTTGATGGTCTGTAGATTTTCTGGTATATCGCGCTTTGAAAAGACCTCTTCAAAATAGCGCTGAGCTAAATCGGCTGCCTCTTTTGAGTGAAATCGAGCCGTTATCTCAAAAGCAAGCAGTTGCTTGGCTTTTTTGGGATGGAGTTTGCCATCTTCAACATCCTGTTTAATTTTTTTGATCTCCTCTATGCTTCTGTCGCTTAAAAGCTCATAGTATCGCCACATCAGCTCATCAGAAATCGACATGATTTTACCATACATATCGTTTGGTTTTTCTGTTATACCCACATAGTTACCCAGCGATTTGCTCATCTTTTGAACACCGTCAAGTCCCTCCAAGATAGGCATCATAAGCACTGTTTGAGGCCTTTGACCGACAAGTTTTTGTAGATGTCTGCCTACAAGCAGGTTAAACTTCTGATCGGTGCCTCCAAGCTCAACATCAGCTTCCAATGCCACTGAATCATAGCCCTGAAGCAGAGGGTATAAAAACTCATGTATAGAAATCGGTTTATTAGCTGCAAACCGTTTGGCAAAATCATCCCTTTCAAGCATACGAGCAACGGTCATTGTGGATGCAAGTTTTATTAGATCAACAGCTGAAAGTTTCTCACACCAGCTTGAGTTATAGACTACCTTTGTTTTTTTCTCATCAAGGATTTTAAAAATCTGCTCTTTGTATGTTTGAGCGTTTTTTTCTACTTCTTCCTTTGTCAAAGCTTTTCTTGTTTCGCTTTTACCTGTTGGATCACCAATCATGCCTGTAAAATCACCGATTAAAAAATAAACCTCATGGCCTAAATCCTGAAACTGTTTGAGTTTTTGGATTAAAACCGTATGGCCTAAATGCAAATCGGGTGCTGTTGGATCAAATCCTGCCTTAATCTTTAAAGGTTTATTTTTTTGCAGGCTATCCTTTATTTTTTCCTTTAATTCTTCTTCATCTATGATTTCAGCTGCACCGCGTTTAATAATTTCTAACTGTCTTTTTACCTCTTTTTCTAAATCCATCTTACCTCCCTAACCGCATCGCGAATATCCACAGTTTCTGCAAACTGCGCATCCTTCAACAATCTCAAGAGGAGAACCACATTCAGGACACTCCTCACCTGCTAATTTTTTTGGTTCAGCAGGCTTTGCGTCGTGATTGAGGAAATGATCCCTCAACACCTGAGCAATAGCATCGGGCACAGATTTTATCAACCTGCCGTTGCTCCAGATGGGTTGAGCGCCCGTTATACTGATAAGCGTATTGATTATGCTTTTTACATGAACACCGTTTTGTAGAGCAATTGATATGAGTCTGCCTATTGCTTCACTGAGAGCAGATATATCACCGCCGGATTTGCCTATATTTGCAAACACCTCAACAGGCTCACCATTAACCGTATTGACTGTTACATAAAGTGTTCCGCGGGATGTTCTTATCTTTTCTGTAAATCCAGTTAAAACCACAGGTCTAACAAAACTATCTGCTATTTTTTGTTCCTTTTTGGGTGTAACAAGCACCTGATCGACTCTTGAGCCATCTCTGTAGACTGTAATGCCTTTTAAGCCCTTTTTGTATGCATAGTTATAAGCCTCTTTTACATCATCTACGGTAACTGAATTTGCCATATTAATTGTTTTTGAAACGGCGTTGTCTGTGTATTTCTGAAATGCAGCCTGAATATCTATGTGCGCTTTGTATGAAATATCCATAGCTGTCACAAAGAGCTTTTTAACATCCTCAGGAATTTCTTCAATACCCTTTAGGCTTCCCCTATTGTCGATAATTTTTTCTGACAAGGCATCTGAATAAACCCCTCTTTCCTTCAATATATTGAACAGCCTCTCATAAACATACGGTAGCCGTTTGCCATCCAGAACCTGTTTGTAGTAGGCAAGTGCAAATATTGGTTCTATGCCGCTTGATGCATCAGCTATCATGGATATTGAGCCTGTTGGAGCTATTGTGGTTGTTGTTGCGTTTCTCATAGGTATTTCGTCTTTTGCATAAACACTGTATTTGTAATTGGGGAAATTACCCCGTTTTTCTGCAAGTTCGCTGGATGCCTTTTTGGATGTTTCTTGAATAAATCTCATAACCTCTTCGGCAGTTTTTACAGCCTCCTGTGAATTATAAGGGATACCAAGATCAATTAAAAGGTCTGCAAAGCCCATAACACCAAGGCCGATTTTTCTGTTTTTCTTTGTATTTTCCTCTATTTTTTTGAGTGGATATTTATTTACATCAATAACATTATCCAAAAAATGCACGGCTATTTTGACAACCCTTGCCAGACTGTCAAAGTCTATTGCTTTGTTTTTTACAAATTTACCCAGGTTTATAGATCCAAGATTGCAGCTTTCATAAGGCAGAAGCGGCTGTTCACCGCAGGGGTTTGTGCTTTCTATTATCCCCACCTCTTTTGATAAGGGGTGTTTTTCATTTATTCTGTCTATAAAGATTATACCTGGCTCTCCGTTTTTGTGCGCACCTTTTGCTATTTCATCCCACACAAAAGAAGCTTTGAGCTTGCCTGTTGCCTCACCGTTTCGAGGATTTACAAGCTCGTATTCTTCGTCGTTTTCAAGCGCCTGTAGAAATTTATTTGTTATGGCAACAGATATATTGAAATTGCTGAATTCCCCCTCTTTTTCTTTGCAGTGGATAAAGTCAAGGATGTCTGGATGATCTACCCTTAAAATGCCCATATTTGCGCCGCGTCTTACGCCTCCCTGCTTGATTGCCTCTGTTGCGCAATCAAAAACCTTCATAAACGAAACAGGCCCGCTTGACACGCCCATCGTTGAGCTGACTATGTCGTTTTTTGGCCTTAGACGGGAAAAAGAGAATCCTGTGCCGCCACCAGATTTGTGGATTAAAGCGGTGGCTTTCACAGCATCAAATATGCTTTCCATGCTATCATCAATCGGAAGAACAAAACAGGCGGATAACTGACCCAGCGGTCTTCCAGCATTAACGAGGGTGGGTGTATTGGGTAGAAATTGCAACTCACTCATTATCTCTTTAAACTCTTCGTATGTTTTTTGAATCTCCTTTTCATCAGAGGTGTAGAGTTTGTCGGCATCTGCTATAGCTTTTGCCACCCTATCTATAAGCTGATCGGGTGTTTCTATAATGTTGCCTTCTTGATCTTTTTGCAGGTATCTACTTTTTAATACAACCAATGCATTTTCGGATAATCTCACAACAACCTCCTAATCTAACTTAAAAACATCTTTTATATTAAAAGACACATAACCGTTTTTCATATAAGCAGTATAAACAACATCGTAGATACCGCCAACATCAAGCTGTAGCTTATCGAAACTAACCATCCATAAACTTGCAGTTCCATCATCAAGAAGGTATCGTGGATAGCGGTTTAATATCATTGTTTTATTTTTAACGATTACATTCTGAGTAAAAAAAAGCGGCTCTTCGTTTAGCGGGCCAAACGGCTCAAGCAACGACAGTTCCTCAACAAATTTTTTTGAAAATATATTGAAGTTTGATAGGCAATCTATGTTAAGTGTAGAAATGGTGGCCTCTTCTGGATATTTCTCTTTTATTATATCGTTTATGTTTTCGTAGAATTTATCAATGTTTTTTGTCTTTATTGTTATACCAACGGCCATTTTATGGCCGCCGAATCTTTCAAGTAGATGGGATGTTTCCTTGATAATACTAAATAGATCGATATCGCCAAAACTTCTGCCGCTTCCAATGGAAAACTCACCCTCTTTTGCTATTATTATCGATGGTTTTTTATGCCTGTAGGCGATGGCGTTTGCCACTATTCCAATCAAACCCCTGTGCCAGCCTTTTTTGGCGGCTACAATGATTCTACTTGATGAGTTGCAAGCGAGCTTATCAACCTCTTCTATTATCTGATTTTGCAGCCTTCTTCTTTCGTTGTTGATCTGCTCAAGCTTTTCTGCTATGAGTTTTGCCTCCTCCATATTGTCGTTTGTAAACATATCTACAACAATGGATGCATCGGATAATCTACCTGCTGCATTTATCCTCGGGGCAATAACAAAACCCACATGTCTTGATGTGAGATTACCCTCAATGCCAGAAACCTTCTTCAAAAGCTCAATACCCGCTGTTGAATGTTGTTTATTAAACAAACCTATTTTTACGCAAACCCTGTTTTCATCTAAAAGCGGCACTATATCGGCTAAAGTGCCAAGTGCTACAAGGTCAAGGTATTTTTTCAGGTTGGGCTCTTCTTTGTTTGTAAAAAATCCCTTTTTTCTCAGTTTATTTCTTAAGGCCATTATAAGGTTGAATGCAACACCAACGCCTGATAGCTCCTTAAAAGGAAAACGGGAGTTGTTTCTTTTAGGATCTATTACTGCAAATGCGTTGGGCAGTATATCCTGCGGCTCATGATGGTCTGTAATTATGACATCGATACCAACAGTTTTTGCAAACTCTACCTCATCTATACTTGTGATGCCGTTATCCACTGTTATTATTAAAGATGCCTTGCTTTCTATTGCCCTTTTGATAGCCTCAACGCTTAAACCGTAGCCATCCTCTCTTGTTGGAATGTAAAAGGATGCATTAATGCCAATCTCTTTAAGAAACATCAAAAGCAGGCTTGTTGCTGTAACGCCGTCTGTGTCGTAATCGCCAACAATTAAAATATTCTCCCTTTTGCCAATAGCTCTAATAATTCTATCAACGGCAATATCCATATCCTCAAGTAAAAAGGGATTGTATAGCTGATTTAGAGAGGGAAAAAGAAACTCTTTAATCTGTTTTGCGCCTGTGATGTTTCTGTTTTTTAATATCCTTCTTGTTGCATCAAATAGCGTTAGCTGCCCTACCCTTACGGGAATATTTTTTAAACATTCATCCAAGATATTGAGTTTTTTTATCTCGCCTGTGATGCTTTTGGCTGTTTTTGTTTTTGACATTATAGTCTGCTAAAGTAGTCTTTTAAAATATCTTCATGATCAAAAACTATTGGCTGAGGTAGATTGTCTTTATCAAATAAACCTATTTCAAGTGCATCGTCTGAAGCCTTTGGTGTTCCTTCTGCCTTTGCCACAAAAACAGTTGTTATTGTGTGGTTTCTTGGGTCTCTGTCTGGTTTTGAATAGACACCCAAAAGGGATTTTAGCTCAACATCAAGCCCGGTCTCCTCTTTTGCCTCTCTTACTGCTGCATCTTCTGCAGATTCACCGTAGTCTATATATCCGCCGGGTATTGCCCAGCCAAAAGGCTCATTCTTTCTTCTAATTAATACAATTTTGTTGTCAACCTCAATAATTATGTCAACCGTTGGTATGGGATTTTTGTAGATTTTTACAGGGTATCCACACCTTGGACATTCGACCCTGTCATTTATATCAGGCTGTTTTAATTCACTTTTGGCTTTTTTTATCATATTTTTAACATTTTCTCTTGCTGTGCCGCCGTAGCTTGTTCTTGAGTCAACAGCCTTTTTGTAGGATAAAACATCTATGATATCGCTTTCGATAAGCTCAAAAAACCCTTTTAGTTCGTCTATGCTTAACTGATGGAGCTGTTTGTTTTGTTTTTCTGCATAAGCTACGATCTCTCCAACAATTCTGTGTGCTTCCCTGAAAGGCAGGCCTTTCTTGGCCAGGTAGTCTGCCACATCGGTTGCTGTTATGTAACCTTTTTGAAGCGATTTTTCCAGCGATTCAGATTTTGGTTTTATCTTTGGTATAAAACCTATCAAAATATCCAGGATTCCCATTATTGTGTCTGTTGAATCAAAGAGCGATTCTTTATCTTCCTGCAGGTCTCTGTTGTATGTTAAAGGCAGTGCCTTCATTAGTGTTAGCATCTGGATGAGATTGCCGTAGGTACGAGCCGTTTTGCCTCTAACAAGCTCCATTGCATCGGGATTTTTTTTCTGCGGCATAATGCTTGAGCCTGTGCAGAATTCATCCGGCAATTCAAA
This portion of the Hippea jasoniae genome encodes:
- a CDS encoding vitamin B12-dependent ribonucleotide reductase → MRLSENALVVLKSRYLQKDQEGNIIETPDQLIDRVAKAIADADKLYTSDEKEIQKTYEEFKEIMSELQFLPNTPTLVNAGRPLGQLSACFVLPIDDSMESIFDAVKATALIHKSGGGTGFSFSRLRPKNDIVSSTMGVSSGPVSFMKVFDCATEAIKQGGVRRGANMGILRVDHPDILDFIHCKEKEGEFSNFNISVAITNKFLQALENDEEYELVNPRNGEATGKLKASFVWDEIAKGAHKNGEPGIIFIDRINEKHPLSKEVGIIESTNPCGEQPLLPYESCNLGSINLGKFVKNKAIDFDSLARVVKIAVHFLDNVIDVNKYPLKKIEENTKKNRKIGLGVMGFADLLIDLGIPYNSQEAVKTAEEVMRFIQETSKKASSELAEKRGNFPNYKYSVYAKDEIPMRNATTTTIAPTGSISMIADASSGIEPIFALAYYKQVLDGKRLPYVYERLFNILKERGVYSDALSEKIIDNRGSLKGIEEIPEDVKKLFVTAMDISYKAHIDIQAAFQKYTDNAVSKTINMANSVTVDDVKEAYNYAYKKGLKGITVYRDGSRVDQVLVTPKKEQKIADSFVRPVVLTGFTEKIRTSRGTLYVTVNTVNGEPVEVFANIGKSGGDISALSEAIGRLISIALQNGVHVKSIINTLISITGAQPIWSNGRLIKSVPDAIAQVLRDHFLNHDAKPAEPKKLAGEECPECGSPLEIVEGCAVCRNCGYSRCG
- the tyrS gene encoding tyrosine--tRNA ligase produces the protein MDLEKEVKRQLEIIKRGAAEIIDEEELKEKIKDSLQKNKPLKIKAGFDPTAPDLHLGHTVLIQKLKQFQDLGHEVYFLIGDFTGMIGDPTGKSETRKALTKEEVEKNAQTYKEQIFKILDEKKTKVVYNSSWCEKLSAVDLIKLASTMTVARMLERDDFAKRFAANKPISIHEFLYPLLQGYDSVALEADVELGGTDQKFNLLVGRHLQKLVGQRPQTVLMMPILEGLDGVQKMSKSLGNYVGITEKPNDMYGKIMSISDELMWRYYELLSDRSIEEIKKIKQDVEDGKLHPKKAKQLLAFEITARFHSKEAADLAQRYFEEVFSKRDIPENLQTINYKLEDENIWICRLLKDISFTKSTSEAKRLIKSNAVSIDKKKINDENLKLEKGSYIIKVGKKKIAKVEIE
- the argH gene encoding argininosuccinate lyase, producing MNKKLWGGRFSTSTDTTMERFSESISFDKRLYEYDITGSIVHAQMLAKAGIITEEEANTIIEGLRKIKHMIDEGEFDFRIEDEDIHMNIERKLIEIVGKVGGKLHTARSRNDQIALDIRLFLRDATVEISDKLKKLLEEIVELAEKYIDVVMPGFTHLQHAQPVLFSHYLMAYYEKFKRDRERFLDTIKRIDVLPLGSGALAGTSFPIDRRFVAEKLKFSKISNNSMDAVSDRDFAIEYLNDVAICAMHASRFAEEMVIFSTSEFDFFELPDEFCTGSSIMPQKKNPDAMELVRGKTARTYGNLIQMLTLMKALPLTYNRDLQEDKESLFDSTDTIMGILDILIGFIPKIKPKSESLEKSLQKGYITATDVADYLAKKGLPFREAHRIVGEIVAYAEKQNKQLHQLSIDELKGFFELIESDIIDVLSYKKAVDSRTSYGGTARENVKNMIKKAKSELKQPDINDRVECPRCGYPVKIYKNPIPTVDIIIEVDNKIVLIRRKNEPFGWAIPGGYIDYGESAEDAAVREAKEETGLDVELKSLLGVYSKPDRDPRNHTITTVFVAKAEGTPKASDDALEIGLFDKDNLPQPIVFDHEDILKDYFSRL
- the recJ gene encoding single-stranded-DNA-specific exonuclease RecJ, whose amino-acid sequence is MSKTKTAKSITGEIKKLNILDECLKNIPVRVGQLTLFDATRRILKNRNITGAKQIKEFLFPSLNQLYNPFLLEDMDIAVDRIIRAIGKRENILIVGDYDTDGVTATSLLLMFLKEIGINASFYIPTREDGYGLSVEAIKRAIESKASLIITVDNGITSIDEVEFAKTVGIDVIITDHHEPQDILPNAFAVIDPKRNNSRFPFKELSGVGVAFNLIMALRNKLRKKGFFTNKEEPNLKKYLDLVALGTLADIVPLLDENRVCVKIGLFNKQHSTAGIELLKKVSGIEGNLTSRHVGFVIAPRINAAGRLSDASIVVDMFTNDNMEEAKLIAEKLEQINNERRRLQNQIIEEVDKLACNSSSRIIVAAKKGWHRGLIGIVANAIAYRHKKPSIIIAKEGEFSIGSGRSFGDIDLFSIIKETSHLLERFGGHKMAVGITIKTKNIDKFYENINDIIKEKYPEEATISTLNIDCLSNFNIFSKKFVEELSLLEPFGPLNEEPLFFTQNVIVKNKTMILNRYPRYLLDDGTASLWMVSFDKLQLDVGGIYDVVYTAYMKNGYVSFNIKDVFKLD
- a CDS encoding type III pantothenate kinase, producing MLIAVDIGNTNIVIGVFLNDRFLNFRLSTNKKLTQDEYCINFYNLFNLYGLNKKVEGAIISSVVPQITPLVKNAIKIVFDIEPLEVGPGIKTGMPILYHNPQEVGADRIVNAVGAYEEFKDALIVIDSGTAITFDVISKKGEYIGGAIAPGINISADALAEKTAKLPRVPIEKPQTVIGRTTLRSIQSGLFYGYLSMIEGMIKRIKKEMQTNCTVVITGGESALFYRHLSEINHFRPYLTLFGLKVIYEKNV
- a CDS encoding NAD(P)H-dependent glycerol-3-phosphate dehydrogenase, which gives rise to MKKMYKIGVVGAGSWGTTIADLLAENNDVKLFVRNRKLLEQLKKTGINNIYLKDIQLNKNLNYTNNIDKLFKESEIIVIAIPTKFIRSVLTGKILNKSSYVISLSKGIETKTFKRPSQIISETLRIENERIAVLSGPNFAVEVAKKLPTATVVASVNLELAEFFQKLFFRNYFRVYTSSDVVGVEFCGALKNIMAIASGVSDGLGLGFNARASLITRALVEMKRLGLAFGSDEQTFNGLAGIGDLILTCTGSLSRNRQVGLRIAKGEKLDDILNSMQMVPEGVSTVLAVKEFSKKHNIEMPICSEVYEVLFENKNPLNAISALMSRPKKQENYLL